A genomic segment from Polyangium mundeleinium encodes:
- a CDS encoding serine/threonine-protein kinase has product MTVIAEGQLIAGKIRLERPLARGGMGAVWIAHHLKLDRAVAVKFMEPALAASETARARFEREARAAAQIQSAHVVEVHDYGVEGDTPYIVMELLRGEDLAARLDKRGKLDLAEAIRITQPITKALRRAHELGLVHRDLKPGNVFLARQDDDETIKLLDFGIAKAVSPGTPQSGDVTRSGNLVGSPLYMSPEQIRKSKEVDHRSDLWSLGVILYQMLTGRTPFVEDEVGAVLVAICTDPIAKPSTLAPELGPEVDRFFDRALARDPAQRFQSSRELFEALEALTTTKPASEGKVAANAKPDPNAALDATAELSSPSPRRTEKNTTVALAETMAAPEGSGTLTLSPSGRTQDDESTTKKDKQRRFAAAGLGALALGALGWVFFGPTVTAEEARVDGPGSPTLPLPPPVTEPEAPAPPQPPPTPEAVPKATPEALAEVDAQKRTPPEAPVRNDKPVVPAKPATPKTGADGKPEQAPAPTTIEDDELLGLSKPATPQPPR; this is encoded by the coding sequence GTGACCGTCATCGCCGAGGGACAGCTCATCGCCGGCAAAATCCGCCTCGAGCGCCCGCTCGCACGGGGCGGCATGGGCGCGGTGTGGATCGCCCACCACCTCAAGCTCGACCGGGCCGTCGCCGTGAAGTTCATGGAGCCGGCCCTCGCCGCCTCCGAGACCGCGCGCGCCCGCTTCGAACGAGAAGCGCGCGCCGCCGCGCAAATCCAGAGCGCGCACGTCGTCGAGGTGCACGACTACGGTGTCGAGGGCGACACGCCCTACATCGTGATGGAGCTGCTCCGCGGCGAAGACCTCGCCGCGCGCCTGGACAAACGCGGCAAGCTCGACCTCGCCGAGGCCATCCGCATCACGCAACCGATCACCAAGGCCCTCCGCCGCGCGCACGAGCTCGGCCTCGTCCACCGCGACCTCAAGCCCGGCAACGTCTTCCTCGCCCGTCAAGACGATGACGAGACCATCAAGCTGCTCGACTTCGGCATCGCGAAGGCCGTGTCGCCGGGCACGCCGCAGTCGGGCGACGTCACGCGATCGGGCAACCTCGTCGGCTCGCCGCTCTACATGAGCCCCGAGCAGATCCGCAAATCCAAGGAGGTCGATCACCGCAGCGATCTCTGGTCGCTCGGCGTGATCCTCTACCAGATGCTCACGGGCAGGACGCCCTTCGTCGAGGACGAGGTCGGCGCGGTGCTCGTGGCGATCTGCACCGATCCGATCGCGAAGCCCTCGACGCTCGCGCCGGAGCTCGGCCCCGAAGTCGATCGCTTCTTCGACCGCGCCCTCGCCCGTGATCCGGCGCAACGCTTCCAGAGCTCGCGTGAGCTCTTCGAAGCCCTCGAAGCGCTCACCACGACGAAGCCCGCCTCCGAGGGGAAGGTCGCCGCCAACGCGAAGCCCGACCCGAACGCCGCGCTCGATGCGACCGCCGAGCTTTCGAGCCCGTCGCCGCGCCGCACCGAGAAGAACACCACCGTCGCGCTCGCCGAGACGATGGCCGCGCCCGAGGGTTCGGGCACGCTCACGCTCTCGCCCTCGGGCCGGACGCAGGACGACGAGAGCACCACGAAAAAAGACAAGCAACGGAGGTTCGCCGCCGCGGGGCTCGGCGCGCTCGCGCTCGGCGCGCTCGGGTGGGTGTTCTTCGGCCCAACCGTGACGGCCGAGGAGGCGCGCGTGGATGGCCCGGGCAGCCCGACGTTGCCCCTGCCGCCACCCGTGACCGAGCCCGAGGCGCCCGCGCCGCCGCAGCCGCCGCCCACGCCCGAGGCGGTCCCGAAAGCGACGCCCGAGGCGCTCGCCGAGGTGGACGCGCAGAAACGAACGCCCCCCGAGGCGCCGGTTCGGAACGACAAACCGGTCGTCCCTGCCAAACCCGCGACCCCGAAGACGGGCGCGGACGGCAAGCCCGAGCAGGCGCCGGCCCCGACGACGATCGAGGACGACGAGCTGCTCGGCCTGTCGAAGCCGGCCACGCCGCAACCCCCGCGATGA
- a CDS encoding tetratricopeptide repeat protein: MNRDRRVSLAGAALLAALFFPSSSRADEPPTAETTTPQPPEPTEEEVREEKRAVALEKGRRAMQLFRAGQYAEAYPLFRDADEQFHTPQLVLYMARCQDKRGKLLEARALYERTLAESLPEAPSESLLRARQAAAAEIGSVRLRIPTLAVDVRGPPPTEVTLFVDGELWPMDEPRELDPGKHEVEALARSGARTTREVELPEGRSVSIVLRLGLFAKGVERTIEPAPVEPTRPTWSIVAASGLFSIGALALVTGVVMGGLTLDRRELLETECVQQRCTPAGIGAYEQTKTFASVSNLGFGAAAIAAAAGVSVLLFAPSTKPAAARGARVELDVRGGFMSVRGVF; encoded by the coding sequence ATGAATCGAGACCGCCGGGTCTCCCTCGCCGGAGCCGCGCTCTTGGCGGCGCTCTTTTTCCCCTCCTCGTCCCGAGCAGACGAACCGCCGACGGCCGAGACGACGACCCCACAGCCCCCGGAGCCCACCGAGGAGGAGGTGCGCGAGGAGAAGCGCGCCGTCGCCCTCGAAAAAGGCCGCCGCGCGATGCAGCTCTTCCGGGCGGGCCAGTACGCCGAGGCGTATCCGCTCTTCCGCGACGCCGACGAGCAATTCCACACGCCGCAGCTCGTGCTTTACATGGCGCGTTGCCAGGACAAACGCGGCAAGCTGCTCGAAGCGCGCGCGCTCTACGAGCGGACGCTGGCCGAGTCGCTGCCAGAGGCGCCCTCGGAGTCGCTGCTCCGCGCGCGGCAGGCGGCGGCCGCGGAGATCGGTTCGGTGCGCCTGCGCATCCCGACGCTCGCCGTCGACGTGCGTGGCCCGCCGCCCACCGAGGTGACGTTGTTCGTGGACGGCGAGCTCTGGCCGATGGACGAGCCGCGCGAGCTCGATCCGGGCAAACACGAGGTCGAGGCGCTCGCGCGGAGCGGCGCGCGGACGACGCGCGAGGTGGAGCTGCCCGAGGGGCGGAGCGTGTCGATCGTCCTGCGCCTCGGCCTCTTCGCGAAGGGCGTGGAGCGGACGATCGAGCCCGCGCCGGTCGAGCCTACGAGGCCGACGTGGAGCATCGTGGCCGCGAGCGGTCTCTTTTCGATCGGCGCGCTGGCGCTGGTGACGGGCGTGGTGATGGGCGGGCTCACGCTCGATCGGCGTGAGCTGCTCGAAACGGAGTGCGTGCAGCAGCGGTGCACGCCCGCGGGTATCGGGGCGTACGAGCAGACGAAGACGTTTGCATCGGTGTCGAACCTGGGCTTCGGCGCGGCGGCGATTGCCGCAGCGGCGGGCGTCTCGGTGCTGCTCTTCGCGCCGAGTACGAAGCCCGCGGCCGCGCGCGGGGCGCGCGTGGAGCTCGACGTCCGAGGCGGCTTCATGTCCGTGCGAGGCGTGTTTTGA
- a CDS encoding putative metal-binding motif-containing protein: protein MRRITLVSVGAAVGLLGCETFISLGEDYTQECTTLTTVYQDADKDGEGNKHEPITWCGESPAGYVTNALDCNDDSPDVNTRAASDDQCDGIDQDCDGRTDEDFPVLDCTIPITDTESCQGRTKCEGADVLCFARYFLDRDGDGYGREERLVETAGSCGEPPAVEGGVWVAEGNDCDDDAPTVYPNAVELCDEVDQNCNGTVGRVYLRQTFSTGVLNAGAAEERWGSGTNSGFVQAAPGGAGCKGPEDDVTSTDDGSVVGVGLGACVSPGTSGELESPIMDTTGALDLRLVFHEWVDFTPEGTRGVPPTVTLAVQQGSTRTTLFTLVRPGPTSLQPTPGWAEVEFRLNTVTGSNMSLVWSYESGDAVGWGGYAIDDVLLVDEDCKGAL from the coding sequence TTGAGGCGGATCACACTCGTCTCGGTCGGCGCGGCCGTGGGGCTGCTCGGCTGCGAGACGTTCATCTCGCTCGGGGAAGATTACACGCAGGAATGCACCACGCTGACGACGGTGTACCAGGACGCGGACAAGGACGGCGAGGGGAACAAGCACGAGCCGATCACCTGGTGCGGGGAATCCCCGGCCGGATACGTGACGAACGCGCTCGATTGCAACGACGATAGCCCGGACGTGAACACGCGCGCCGCGTCCGATGATCAGTGCGACGGAATCGATCAAGACTGCGATGGGAGAACGGACGAGGATTTTCCTGTTCTCGACTGCACGATCCCGATCACCGACACGGAGAGCTGCCAGGGGCGCACGAAATGCGAAGGGGCGGACGTGCTCTGCTTCGCGCGTTATTTCCTGGACCGCGACGGCGACGGGTACGGCCGTGAGGAGCGCCTCGTCGAGACGGCCGGGAGCTGCGGAGAGCCCCCGGCCGTGGAGGGAGGCGTATGGGTCGCGGAAGGAAACGATTGCGACGACGACGCGCCCACGGTCTACCCGAACGCCGTGGAGCTCTGCGACGAGGTGGATCAGAACTGCAATGGGACCGTGGGGCGTGTCTATCTGCGACAAACCTTTTCGACGGGCGTGCTGAACGCGGGGGCCGCGGAGGAGCGGTGGGGTTCCGGGACGAACAGCGGGTTCGTGCAGGCGGCGCCGGGCGGCGCGGGATGCAAGGGCCCGGAGGACGACGTCACGAGCACGGACGACGGGAGCGTCGTGGGGGTCGGGCTCGGGGCGTGTGTCTCGCCCGGGACCTCGGGCGAGCTCGAATCCCCGATCATGGATACGACGGGCGCGCTCGATTTGCGGCTCGTGTTCCACGAATGGGTCGATTTCACCCCGGAAGGGACGCGTGGTGTCCCTCCGACCGTGACGCTCGCGGTGCAGCAAGGATCCACGCGAACGACGCTGTTTACCCTGGTGCGACCCGGTCCCACGAGTTTGCAACCGACCCCGGGCTGGGCCGAGGTGGAGTTCCGGCTCAACACGGTCACGGGCTCGAACATGTCGCTCGTGTGGTCCTACGAGAGCGGCGACGCGGTGGGCTGGGGTGGATACGCGATCGACGACGTCCTGCTCGTCGATGAAGACTGCAAGGGCGCGCTCTGA
- a CDS encoding YhaN family protein: MKILSLELLRWGPFSDLALDFSSPARAFHLIVGSNEAGKSTTLRAVGGLLFGIPERTSDDHRHKMSELRISGRIGAEDGSELAIVRRKGRKETLLDPAGQPLDEALLRKLLGSIERAQFETMFGLSHDGLVKGGRELVEGQGDLGESLFGAGLGQTVASLLRKLEGRAAEIYLPRGKKKKINDAIDKFKEAKKRAQELSQSARDFEDINKQLVERNAESAQISAQLAELGRRMRRLQRVKQVLRPLAERAEILAALDARRDVVVLPETAAEDRRRTQAIIHEAGPREEKLREDVRELEGKLAVLAVPTALLQKGALVRQVQGEIGSHKKASIDATRLRGELRQVEDEARALCARLGRAISVEEAEAWRLSAVASTRVRSLVKQKVELDAAAKSAESAFGAAEERLDDEKRRGAALPPPADVEALAHALDVARREGDLDKRIQERARAAESLGQRVQAGRAALSLFDVPFDKIGNLPMPARETIERFERGLGVKDEELRSLGQTLADRKRKLSALERELEQIRRGGAVPTEADVASARGGRDAAWFDLRRALLAEHTRTADDVAAFRSGPPRPGIDVVLDYEASVRRADDLADRLFREADRVAKVSQRSLEQQGLLREIAELDAERQSLEAARDELGRQWQEQWKASSLAPLSPAEMKGFLGQYERLVEDRRRWAEAEALLAADRALAADYEETLGALLRPLGLAVKGLPALMERARAVCEREAKAQKDREAHERDLGRAKDQVAQCKALLERRRAEHAAWSAQWAEAMAGVDLPEATGTVEAEEVLALRSDLEKRCADARDRRRRIEGIERDARLFADRVVEITRAAATDLVDAPIEHAANLVVERFLAAEKDEIARQKDAQKLDEKRRELEEVILRRKAAENELAALQAAARAQNLAELGEAEDRSKEVRALKARRAPIERQLLDLGEGLGIEALVAECQGLSGDDVATELSSLDEQIQAKNDAKAKVEQEIGKLEERRGRVDGGDGAAQAAAEAEGHLAAMGVLVEEYARARLAFRLLEEEIKHYRERHQGPIVRRASELFRRLTLGSFLEIRGDDEGDESRPVLKCVRTSGERVGVEGLSDGTRDQLFFALRMASLERHFEHNEPIPFVLDDILVNFDDARSRAALSILGELSQKTQVLFFTHHARVADLAREAVPPCRLCLHDLDTLGGRARLRPAS, translated from the coding sequence TTGAAGATCCTCTCGCTCGAACTTCTGCGCTGGGGCCCGTTCTCGGATCTCGCGCTCGACTTCTCTTCCCCTGCACGCGCGTTCCACCTCATCGTCGGTTCGAACGAGGCGGGCAAGAGCACCACGCTCCGCGCCGTCGGCGGCCTGCTCTTCGGCATCCCCGAGCGCACGAGCGATGATCACCGGCACAAGATGTCCGAGCTGCGCATCAGCGGCCGCATCGGCGCTGAGGACGGCTCCGAGCTCGCGATCGTCCGGCGCAAGGGCCGCAAGGAGACGTTGCTCGATCCCGCGGGACAGCCCCTCGACGAGGCGCTTTTGCGAAAGCTCCTCGGTAGCATCGAGCGGGCGCAGTTCGAGACCATGTTCGGCCTCTCCCACGACGGCCTCGTGAAGGGCGGGCGCGAGCTCGTCGAGGGGCAGGGCGATCTTGGCGAGAGCCTCTTCGGCGCGGGGCTCGGACAGACCGTCGCCTCGCTCCTGCGCAAGCTCGAAGGGCGCGCGGCGGAGATCTACCTGCCACGCGGCAAGAAGAAGAAGATCAACGACGCGATCGACAAGTTCAAGGAAGCGAAGAAGCGCGCGCAGGAGCTCTCGCAGTCGGCGCGTGACTTCGAGGACATCAACAAGCAGCTCGTCGAGCGAAACGCCGAGTCCGCGCAGATCTCCGCGCAGCTCGCCGAGCTCGGGCGCCGCATGCGCCGCCTCCAGCGCGTGAAGCAGGTGCTCCGTCCCCTCGCCGAGCGCGCCGAGATCCTCGCGGCGCTCGACGCCCGGCGCGACGTCGTGGTCCTGCCCGAAACGGCAGCCGAGGATCGCCGCCGCACGCAGGCCATCATCCACGAAGCCGGCCCCCGGGAGGAAAAACTCCGCGAGGACGTGCGCGAGCTCGAAGGGAAGCTCGCCGTGCTCGCGGTCCCCACGGCGCTCCTGCAAAAGGGCGCGCTCGTGCGGCAGGTGCAGGGCGAGATCGGCAGCCACAAGAAGGCGAGCATCGACGCGACCCGGCTGCGCGGCGAGCTGCGGCAGGTCGAGGACGAAGCCCGCGCGCTTTGCGCCCGCCTCGGTCGAGCCATCTCCGTCGAAGAGGCCGAGGCGTGGCGGCTCTCCGCCGTCGCGAGCACGCGCGTGCGCTCGCTCGTCAAGCAGAAGGTCGAGCTCGATGCGGCCGCAAAGAGCGCGGAGAGCGCGTTCGGCGCAGCCGAGGAGCGGCTCGACGACGAGAAGCGGCGCGGCGCGGCCTTGCCTCCGCCCGCGGACGTGGAGGCGCTCGCGCACGCGCTCGACGTCGCGCGGCGCGAAGGCGACCTCGACAAACGCATTCAGGAGCGCGCGCGGGCCGCCGAGAGCCTCGGGCAGCGCGTGCAGGCGGGGCGCGCCGCGCTCTCGCTCTTCGACGTCCCGTTCGACAAGATCGGCAACCTGCCCATGCCGGCGCGCGAGACGATCGAGCGCTTCGAGCGTGGGCTCGGCGTGAAGGACGAGGAGCTCCGATCGCTTGGACAGACCCTCGCGGATCGCAAGCGCAAGCTCTCGGCGCTCGAACGTGAGCTCGAGCAGATCCGGCGCGGCGGCGCGGTGCCCACGGAGGCGGACGTCGCGTCGGCGCGGGGCGGGCGGGACGCGGCCTGGTTCGATCTGCGGCGCGCGCTCCTCGCGGAGCACACGCGCACGGCGGACGACGTCGCGGCCTTCCGCAGCGGACCTCCGCGCCCCGGCATCGACGTCGTGCTCGACTACGAGGCGAGCGTGCGGCGCGCGGACGATCTCGCCGATCGCCTGTTCCGCGAGGCAGACCGGGTGGCGAAGGTCTCGCAACGATCCTTGGAGCAGCAAGGGCTTCTTCGGGAGATCGCCGAGCTCGACGCCGAGCGCCAATCGCTCGAAGCCGCGCGGGACGAGCTCGGCCGGCAGTGGCAAGAGCAGTGGAAGGCGAGCTCCCTCGCGCCGCTCTCCCCCGCGGAAATGAAGGGGTTTCTCGGGCAGTACGAGCGGCTCGTCGAGGATCGGCGGCGGTGGGCGGAGGCCGAGGCGCTGCTCGCCGCAGATCGCGCGCTCGCGGCCGATTACGAGGAGACGCTCGGCGCGCTCCTCCGCCCGCTCGGGCTCGCCGTGAAGGGCTTGCCTGCGCTCATGGAGCGGGCGCGCGCCGTCTGCGAACGGGAAGCGAAGGCGCAGAAGGATCGCGAGGCGCACGAGCGTGATCTCGGGCGCGCGAAGGATCAGGTCGCGCAGTGCAAAGCTCTGCTGGAGCGGCGGCGCGCGGAGCATGCCGCGTGGTCGGCCCAGTGGGCCGAGGCGATGGCGGGCGTGGACCTGCCGGAGGCGACGGGCACGGTCGAGGCGGAGGAAGTGCTCGCGCTGCGGAGCGACCTCGAAAAACGCTGCGCCGACGCGCGGGACCGCCGGCGCCGCATCGAGGGCATCGAGCGGGACGCGCGGCTCTTCGCGGATCGCGTCGTCGAAATCACCCGCGCCGCCGCGACCGACCTCGTGGACGCGCCGATCGAGCACGCGGCGAACCTCGTCGTCGAGCGCTTCCTCGCGGCCGAGAAGGACGAGATTGCGCGGCAAAAAGATGCGCAAAAGCTCGACGAAAAGCGGCGCGAGCTTGAAGAGGTGATCCTCCGCCGCAAGGCCGCCGAGAACGAGCTCGCCGCCCTCCAGGCGGCAGCGCGTGCGCAAAACCTCGCGGAGCTCGGGGAGGCCGAGGATCGCTCGAAGGAGGTCCGCGCGCTCAAGGCTCGCCGCGCTCCGATCGAGCGCCAGCTCCTCGACCTCGGCGAGGGGCTCGGCATCGAGGCCCTCGTCGCGGAGTGCCAGGGGCTCTCGGGGGACGACGTCGCGACGGAGCTCTCCTCGCTGGACGAGCAGATCCAGGCGAAGAACGACGCCAAGGCGAAGGTCGAGCAGGAGATCGGCAAGCTCGAAGAGCGCCGCGGGCGTGTCGACGGCGGGGACGGCGCCGCGCAGGCCGCGGCCGAGGCCGAGGGCCACCTCGCGGCGATGGGCGTGCTCGTCGAGGAGTATGCGCGGGCGCGGCTCGCGTTTCGCCTGCTCGAAGAGGAGATCAAGCATTACCGCGAGCGGCACCAGGGGCCCATCGTGCGGCGGGCTTCGGAGCTCTTCCGGCGGCTCACCCTGGGCTCGTTCCTGGAAATTCGCGGCGACGACGAGGGCGACGAGAGCCGCCCCGTCTTGAAATGCGTCCGCACCTCGGGCGAACGCGTCGGCGTCGAGGGCCTCAGCGACGGCACGCGCGATCAGCTCTTTTTTGCGCTCCGCATGGCGAGCCTGGAGCGCCATTTCGAGCACAACGAACCCATTCCGTTCGTCCTCGACGACATCCTCGTCAATTTCGATGACGCGCGCTCCCGCGCCGCGCTCTCCATCCTCGGCGAGCTCTCGCAGAAGACGCAGGTCCTTTTTTTCACGCACCACGCGCGTGTCGCGGATCTCGCCCGCGAGGCCGTCCCGCCGTGCCGGCTTTGCTTGCACGACCTCGACACGCTCGGCGGGCGCGCTCGGTTGCGGCCTGCGAGCTAG
- a CDS encoding alpha/beta hydrolase, with protein sequence MNLVMVMTARRLSGAFSFLVSPLVLGCGADPAPAPAPDVPAISWEDCGGGFECATFSVPVNHDAPDGRTFSLPLVRRPAAIPSARIGSLLVNPGGPGGSGVGWARGAQIVLPQPLKDRFDLVSFDPRGQAGSTPTIDCVDDLGPLIGLDPTPDDDAERVALLAGAETFSAACKARSGDLLSFVGTNDIARDMDLLREALGDEKLTYIGFSYGTFLGTVYAEAFPERVRALVLDGAIDPTVSGDAFIKGQALGFEAELEAFLADCASKTTCPFHSGGDPWAAYDAVKAAVEASPLPAPPGGTRALGPGELLYGVAQPLYNKSQWQFLAEALALAAAGDGSGLLEFSDAYVARSADGTYGPSFEVYYGVTSIDLAFPTDPQVYQTLTTELQAKAPRIGMYLPATALPSARWAFPPWRSNAPIAADGAPPILVVGSTGDPATPYPWAVSLAAQLSSGVLLTREGPGHISFLRGNTCIDQATTDYLVDLKTPIKGTTCK encoded by the coding sequence ATGAACCTCGTCATGGTGATGACCGCGCGGCGCCTCTCCGGGGCCTTCTCGTTTCTCGTGTCCCCCCTCGTTCTCGGCTGCGGCGCTGATCCCGCTCCCGCTCCCGCGCCCGACGTTCCCGCCATTTCCTGGGAGGACTGCGGGGGCGGCTTCGAATGCGCCACGTTCTCCGTGCCCGTCAATCACGACGCGCCGGACGGAAGGACCTTTTCGCTTCCGCTCGTGCGCCGCCCGGCCGCGATTCCGTCCGCGCGTATCGGCTCCTTGCTCGTCAATCCCGGCGGCCCCGGCGGATCCGGCGTCGGCTGGGCGCGCGGGGCGCAGATCGTCTTGCCGCAGCCCCTCAAAGATCGGTTCGATCTCGTCAGCTTTGATCCACGTGGCCAGGCCGGGAGCACGCCCACGATCGATTGCGTCGACGACCTCGGTCCCCTCATCGGGCTCGATCCGACTCCCGACGACGACGCCGAGCGCGTCGCCTTGCTCGCCGGCGCGGAGACGTTCTCGGCCGCTTGCAAGGCGCGCAGCGGCGACCTGTTGTCCTTCGTCGGGACAAACGACATCGCCCGCGACATGGATCTCCTCCGCGAGGCCCTTGGCGACGAGAAGCTCACCTACATCGGTTTTTCGTATGGAACGTTTCTCGGGACCGTCTACGCCGAGGCCTTTCCCGAGCGCGTGCGTGCGCTCGTGCTCGACGGCGCGATCGATCCGACGGTCTCCGGGGATGCGTTCATCAAGGGGCAGGCCCTCGGCTTCGAGGCCGAGCTCGAAGCGTTCCTCGCCGATTGCGCGTCGAAGACCACGTGCCCGTTTCATTCGGGCGGCGACCCCTGGGCCGCGTACGACGCCGTGAAGGCCGCGGTCGAGGCATCTCCGCTGCCTGCGCCGCCGGGCGGCACGCGCGCGCTCGGGCCCGGCGAACTCCTCTACGGCGTGGCGCAGCCGCTCTACAACAAATCACAATGGCAGTTTCTCGCCGAGGCGCTCGCGCTCGCGGCCGCGGGGGACGGCTCGGGACTGCTCGAATTCTCGGACGCGTACGTCGCCCGGAGCGCGGACGGCACGTATGGCCCGTCGTTCGAGGTTTATTACGGGGTCACCTCGATCGACCTCGCATTCCCCACCGATCCTCAGGTCTATCAGACCCTGACGACCGAGCTCCAGGCGAAGGCGCCGCGCATCGGGATGTATTTGCCCGCCACGGCGCTGCCCTCCGCGCGCTGGGCGTTTCCGCCCTGGCGCTCGAATGCGCCGATCGCCGCGGACGGCGCGCCGCCGATCCTCGTCGTGGGCTCCACCGGGGATCCGGCGACGCCGTATCCCTGGGCGGTTTCGCTCGCCGCGCAGCTCTCCTCCGGGGTCCTGCTCACGCGCGAGGGACCGGGGCACATCTCGTTTCTCCGGGGAAACACCTGCATCGACCAGGCGACCACCGATTATCTCGTCGATCTGAAGACCCCGATCAAAGGGACGACTTGCAAATGA